One segment of Burkholderia multivorans ATCC BAA-247 DNA contains the following:
- a CDS encoding phage terminase large subunit family protein, whose amino-acid sequence MSAKATATPGRYNPAITPWVFGMHDALDDPNVQKVVCMKSAQVAWTDGVLLNYIGKRIDVDPCPMIVMFPKEKTAKKFNLEKFEPMVEVTPRLSAKLPVHSARDKNNLWDHKTFARGFLKFITSNAPDEVKSTPAPVVAVEEPDDANTNVREQGDSITLLEERNKSYSARRRKMILGGTPTVDGLSRIQQAYAASDQRVYLVPCPDCDEEHELAWENVTWSEDADVVHEVYGRARPESARYTCPHCGSLWDDAMRIRAVRRGRWVATAPFHGVAGFRINELVSPFPGSNMAELVKKWLTAEKALREGDDTKMRSFVNNSQGRPYKYKSDLPELDVLAERALPYDELTVPAGGLLLTLGVDVQHDRLAIILRAWGRGEESWLVAWGEIHGNVLEQQQDPLVGGVWGALTTLLTHGYRHENGWLLRVRATSIDSSDGSTSDAVYKYVRAAQQAGHHVMAVKGSSNPDAEIFSVPKASIDSTRNNSKAAKYGLRPYMVGVSRAKDLILENRLKLEGDGPGRMHWYRDVRGDYLSQLTAEVKVPGPRGGKRVWQKKAGARNEALDCEGYALHAARSVKVHLMKEEHWQLEQHRVSQVSLFDAVPVLETLPSVLPVEPLPDPPAEPVAVETPRLAQQAAKPTETPPPSGVSRIQGRRVGRSSYLSRR is encoded by the coding sequence ATGAGCGCGAAAGCGACCGCTACGCCGGGGCGCTATAACCCGGCCATCACGCCGTGGGTGTTTGGCATGCACGACGCGCTGGACGATCCGAACGTGCAGAAGGTCGTGTGCATGAAATCGGCGCAGGTCGCGTGGACGGACGGCGTCCTGCTGAACTACATCGGCAAGCGGATCGACGTCGATCCGTGTCCGATGATCGTGATGTTCCCGAAAGAGAAGACGGCGAAGAAGTTCAATCTCGAAAAGTTCGAACCGATGGTCGAGGTGACGCCTCGGCTTTCGGCGAAACTGCCGGTCCATTCGGCGCGGGATAAAAACAACCTGTGGGATCACAAGACGTTTGCGCGAGGGTTCCTGAAGTTCATCACCTCGAACGCGCCGGACGAAGTGAAGTCGACGCCGGCTCCGGTCGTGGCTGTGGAGGAGCCGGACGACGCGAACACGAACGTGCGCGAGCAGGGTGACTCGATCACGCTGCTCGAGGAGCGGAACAAGAGCTATTCGGCCCGGCGCCGCAAGATGATCTTGGGCGGCACGCCGACCGTCGACGGCCTGTCGCGGATCCAGCAGGCGTACGCAGCGTCCGACCAGCGTGTGTATCTGGTGCCGTGCCCCGACTGCGACGAAGAGCACGAACTTGCGTGGGAAAACGTCACGTGGAGCGAGGACGCGGATGTTGTGCACGAGGTGTACGGCCGCGCTCGGCCGGAATCGGCCCGCTACACGTGTCCGCACTGCGGTTCGTTGTGGGACGACGCGATGCGCATTCGCGCGGTACGGCGCGGGCGGTGGGTCGCCACTGCGCCGTTTCACGGTGTCGCCGGCTTTCGTATCAACGAGCTGGTGTCGCCGTTTCCCGGCTCCAACATGGCCGAGCTGGTCAAGAAGTGGCTGACGGCCGAGAAGGCGCTGCGCGAGGGCGACGACACGAAGATGCGCTCGTTCGTGAACAACTCGCAGGGTCGGCCGTACAAGTACAAGAGCGACCTGCCGGAGCTCGATGTGCTCGCCGAACGGGCGCTGCCGTACGACGAACTGACGGTGCCGGCCGGCGGCTTGCTGCTGACGCTCGGCGTCGACGTGCAGCACGATCGTCTGGCGATCATCCTGCGTGCGTGGGGGCGAGGCGAGGAAAGTTGGCTGGTCGCGTGGGGCGAAATCCACGGCAACGTGCTCGAGCAACAGCAGGATCCGCTCGTCGGCGGCGTATGGGGTGCGCTCACGACGCTTCTGACGCACGGCTACCGGCATGAAAACGGCTGGCTGCTGCGCGTGCGCGCGACGTCGATCGACTCGTCGGACGGCTCCACGTCGGACGCCGTCTACAAGTACGTGCGCGCGGCGCAACAGGCCGGGCATCACGTGATGGCGGTCAAGGGCAGCAGCAATCCGGACGCGGAGATCTTCAGCGTGCCGAAGGCGTCGATCGATTCGACCCGGAACAACAGCAAGGCCGCGAAGTACGGTCTGCGCCCGTACATGGTCGGCGTGAGCCGCGCGAAGGATCTGATTTTGGAAAACCGGCTGAAGCTCGAAGGCGACGGGCCGGGCCGCATGCACTGGTATCGCGACGTACGCGGCGACTACCTGTCGCAGCTCACGGCCGAGGTGAAGGTGCCGGGGCCGCGCGGCGGCAAGCGAGTGTGGCAGAAGAAGGCCGGTGCGAGAAACGAGGCGCTGGACTGCGAAGGCTACGCGCTGCATGCGGCTCGCAGCGTCAAGGTGCATCTGATGAAGGAGGAGCACTGGCAACTGGAACAGCACCGTGTCTCTCAGGTTTCGTTGTTCGACGCGGTTCCCGTGTTGGAGACGTTGCCTTCGGTGCTACCGGTTGAGCCGTTGCCCGATCCGCCGGCCGAACCGGTTGCCGTCGAGACCCCGCGGCTCGCGCAGCAAGCTGCAAAACCCACCGAAACCCCGCCACCGAGCGGGGTTTCGCGCATTCAGGGGCGTCGAGTCGGGCGGTCGAGCTACCTGTCGCGACGCTAG